GagtattgatatatttttattttttaatctatttcaATTGTTTAACAGTACACAATACTTGATTGTTCTATAAAAAACGCACCACAcacttcattttaaaaaattgaaatccacACAATGATAAACGATTAATTCTTATATTACCATCAAAGAAAGTTGTCACAAATGTTTTTTTGCCACATTTTTGTGAGAAGTGTTCCTACTCTTTTCATCTCTTGCTTTTAAAATAAGAGAATATGAGAGCCAATTTAAATTTCGGTGACTGTTACACTGATGTCAATTTTTTATACTCTAAAATTTCTATTTagaaatttaaagtaaatatttactttatagCATACTAGCTACTTTCAACTTTCCTTGAACTTTacaaaacattttatttgtatattaacATTCTTACTCTTAATTCCTATGCTATATCCCTTTTTAATTACCTCCAGATCCATTATTTCATAGTTCTTTTGgtttattacataaaataatataatgattgGTGATTAATATAAAGTagttactattattataattgtaactatcatatttttataatctcTTTTAATATACCAGTATTGACACTGTCGTGCAATGTAAGGACTACTAGCAGTTTTGTAATTGGTAACATCTTAAAATAGATATTGAATTTGGGGATGTCAATTTAGTTCATCCTTCACTTTACACCTTTTGTGTCCGAGTGGTCCTTAAAACACAGCTGTCATCTGAGTTTAAAAACGATAGTCACACAAATAGGCAATCCAGTTGTGTATACTGTAGACTGTAAACTATAGCTCCTGCTGGGTCATGATTCCCTTTCACGGACTCCTGTCTCCTATCGTGTCGTTTGACGTTTCATTTTTACTTCGGagtgtttcttttaataaattatacattaactatataaatatatcaaagcCATTATAAAGAAGATTCAAGAAGTCAAATAGGATAGGTGGAAAGAGCTtatgacaaaataatataaacgaAGTTTTATGTacatacattttaattttaacacatgttttttgaatattaaaactatttaattttattttataataataaataaaaattactatatgattttaatgtaaatataataaaaatgttttcttttaaaataacacAATCAACAATTATGTTACACCCTTTCCAGACAAGTACCAAGACACTTTACCTTTCTCTCAGAACCGGCGAAGGTTGGCTTCATCCTTCGGTATTATAACTCAGAGTGGGCGTTCCATCGTCCGTTTCacattactttaattaattaactctAGTAAGTTTCAGTTCAACTTCCCCCTCGTATTTGCAACCATATATTACTAGACTACTTAGTTGGCCTTCGGAGGAGGAGGGTATAGTCTTCTCCAGAAGTTCCTTGATAGACTTAACCAACCGATGGAAGAATGAAcgaaattcttgttttttttttgaattgaaaGGTCACTTCCTTACTCTTCAATTGGGGTTCTCATAgagcatatttttatttacgatttcattttcttcatacTGCATCACCATTTTCTAATCACCATCTCCAGCTGAGCTGTCGGTGGACATACTAATCTAATTATTTGGGATGATGTGTATGAGCATCATGTGTTACGCTTAGATCCGCTACACCCACctgttaatttcttttcatttcttgcatgaaaaagaaaaatgtatttccCTTTCTGTGTGATGAAAAGGAACATCATTTTTGTTAAAAGGTGATTGTCTtaaattgaagaataaaaataaggtCAATTATCCAACTCAAAGttaataacttaaattaaaaatagttttatcctttattcatgaaaattaatattttttttataaatgaaacaGTCAAAATcgtaacaacaaaaaaaaaaaattcacctacaaaatataataataaaaaaatattaatttaaatttttaataaaatcttaacTGGTCACAATATCAATTTAGACTTAATTTCGGATTCATAAACGTTGACCGGTAAATAAACAAattgttaattatgtttatacaagttatttaatttaatactaGCATTTTAGTAGTATATAAttggttaaattttattaaactaacTTAGTTTCGAAATCGCTGTTGCGATAGTAAAGTCTAACTAACTATAATAACTTTTTGTCGAATTATGTACTAAaggaagtattttttttttaaatcttttttttaccTCTTAGACTTTGTCTATGAATgtttacaaattattaaatcatTGCGTTTGTCCGTGAATGTACTGTATCAGATTTTTACAACTGGAACCGTGTAAAGCTGAGATACTGTGATGGAGCCTCGTTTACGGGAGACGCTGTGTTCTCTAACAAGGTAAGCGAACTCCTCGTTTACGCGAGTCTTGCATTCATTCctctataataaataatatctttcaCATTGGCTAAACCATTTCTCTAACCCAAAATTACTGTAAAACAATGAAGGTAGTTCACCAGTTCAGACTAAATCAGAAAGAAAGCCGAATATAAAGGGAAAACAAGAGCAatgtttcttttgaatttttaataactgATATTACTACATTTAACACTATgcctaattattatttttattcatttactcTTTATTTTACACACTAAACTTGTATCTTGAAAATACTCTTCTACTGTTAGAAGGTCTAActttaagttatttaaataacaGTTTCCAAGGAAAGTTACACTAAATCAGGAGGATATTGGGTCAATTAACTTTACAGGCATTAAGTTTCATCAGCATATGTAACATGTCTAAACCAATTTTGTTGCATTGAAGTAACTCTTGGTGTTTGTGAGATGAATATCAGACAACAACTCTTCATTTCAAAGGGCAAAAGATTTGGGAAGCCATTATTGACGACCTTCTACCACAAGGTTTGGGAAAGGCACGGAAGGTATACTTCAATTCTGTAGAGTTCGCTTTTGTTCATTCTCGCAACTCTGAACTGAACATGAGTGTAAGTcaacaaattttgttataaGATGAACGAAATTTATAATACACACTATTTTGTGTGTAGGCTTTGCTTTCAGGTTGCTCAGCAGGAGGTTTAGCAACCTTTCACCATTGTGACGACTTCGCCAAGCGTTTGCCAACGGATGCTAGTGTTAAATGCTTGAGTGATGCCGGTTTTTTTCTTGACGAGTATGTTTAGTCTATCTTGAGCCATTCCAACATAGTTTTCGCCTGTATTTCTTCAAAATCTAAGTATTGAAGTTACTTTCCCCTTTTACAGAAGAGACATCAATTTGAACCACACCATGAGGTTTTTCGTTAAAAGTCTAGTTCGGTTACAGGTAACATTCCATAAATGCGACACATGTGCGGTACTtgtcttttataaataatatcaaaagaGAATTGAAGGCCCAAATGGTTTGTGGGTATGAGCATTTGGTTTATATGTTATACGATTTTCATCTTCTTAGCAGAAAGAGATTTTTAGACAGTGCAACTGCTATGTTGCTTCACTTTTACAATTTCTCACATCTGATGACATTTCGTTCTCCATTTGTTCACTTTTCATATATTGAAGTTGAAACTTAACAAACCGCTTTTAGAATTTCTACACATTGCTGAATGGTTCAATTTCGTAGTAGATATCACATGGCATAACACGCTTTGGTTacttttgtcattaaaattgaGCTTAGGTAGAGGGAATTGTTTATATCCCGTATTTTATAGGCAGGATAGCTGAGCAATCGGTCATGTAAATAAGtcttaatgaaaagaaaattttagggCTCAAGCATAACAAAGAAGACGAAGATATTTCTTATTCATTGCTTGTAATCCATCACAgcaatatattacaaaatagaCAAAAGAGCCTGCATGTTTTTACTCTCTACATTCAGTTTTGAAATTGCATAACAGGAAGCATAGCATTCAACAGTCTTAACATGCCAAAGTCTTGTGCAACAGGGGATAGAGCAGAACCTGAATAGAAATTGCACCAGAGAACAGTACTTTCCAGCCTTGGTATGACTTCCCATGAACTTGCATCGTTAGCTCAGGcaaattatatacaattttgACGTTTTTCATGTTTATATGCAGTGCTTCTTTCCACAATATGCGTTGAAATACATATCAAcaccatattttattttgaactctGCCTATGATGTATAccaagtaatatttttttatgacatattttgtttttttaacatcCTATATAGCACAATTGTCCAATTATGAGATAATTACAACTTAAAATGTCAACAGTTCCATCATATATTGGCGCCACCCTCTGCGGATTTGCACGGACACTGGAACAAGTGCAGGCTGAACCCGGCTGCATGTACAGCAGACCAAATTGCTATATTGCAAGGTTCCtatttcaaacttttatttCTCAGCAGTTTATGAAATTCTATGTATTGAGAAGTCTCTAGTGTTTACAatacaaaaatgtttttattttgtgaatgattatatatatagttcGCACTTGTTGAAAACTCTCCCATCATGATGTAAATAGAACTAATTTTCCTTAATCCACGTCTATTCAGGTTTTAGGCTCGACATGCTTGGAGCTTTGAAACCATTCTATATGAATTCAAGAAGAGGGGGGGTGTTCATAAATTCATGTTTTGCTCATTGCCAAAGTGAACCACAGGATACATGGTTTAGAGATGATTCTCCAAGAATAAACAACAAGGTGTGGATCTTACTCATTGACAGTGATGATAATAAACCTCTATATAGTGTGTGGAATTTCAAGTTTGTCCGGAGAAAATTTATATTGCATGAAAATAATTAACTGACTTTTAatcatctattttatttatcgTATATGGAGAAGCAGTTTGCTAAATAAAAGATAACAGTATAAGATCTTTGAACTGTGTCACTATTGTAGTATTTCGTTATTTGATGTTTCCTCCTTTGAACTTTTGGCACTACGAATTTTAGTCTGCGATTAAGGTAAACTATCTTTTACAGAGTATTGCAGAAGCGGTTGGTGATTGGTATTTTAGTAGGAACATAAGCAAGGAAATAGACTGTCCATATCCATGCGATGGAACTTGTCATAATATTATACCCGAACCTAAGCTCAGGTAAATGACTTgtataaaattatgtatttgttCTCTTGCGTATCTAGGTGGCTTTTAAGTTCCATTGTCTGACTCGATTTGAAATGTTGCAGGTAAGATGGAAGATTAAACTGAACATTTTTCCTCAAGATTCTCTATTTTTCACATACAAGCCCCGATGGTCCACTAAAAGAGATTTAAAAGGCAGTTTTTGTACAAGAGTAGAAAACCATACACATATAGTGAATGCTAGGCAGATAGAAAATTCCTTGATAGGAAGTGATAAAGAAACcaataaagaaaatgttgtttGAATGATTTCAGTTATTTTccattcattataaaatatttttactcaataaaattaatttcaattttttttttcttttttttttcttatgtctCATCATATGCACTTGAAACAGTTAATAATTTGTAACTAAAAGAACATAATGTCTCGGTAATTGAATCAAACAGATAAAAGGCGACTATATATAACACCAGGAACTTCATGATTCTTCGGTAGCAACCGATAGAATAAGATGCTTCAGATCAGTAACTAAGAGTTCCCGGGAGATAGCATGAGAGAATACAGAGGAAAATTGAATACCACAAGCCTATCTTTTCATTGTTCTTTCTCCTTCAATTTGATGCTTTTCTCTCATAGCCAACTTTTCCACATTTTTCGCCTCgcattttgatttaattcttCTCCCTTTAAGGTTCTTTCTTGACCGCATGTTACAATACCCTTATATAAAAAAGTCACCTAGTCTTCTAGGTTGAAATGAGGGTAAGAGTTGCGAATATCCTCCTAGTCTTCCCAGATGGCTTCTTAATGACAATATGCCATTGCATGAGAACCTGTGGTACATTACAGATAATAGTACAAGTTAAAGTATTAAATTGCTGAACAATGGGACCCAACTCTTGTAGTAAGGCTGAGAGGGAGTTCTTGTAACCTTCTTCAgcaaataaatatgaaatacagAGGAATCCTGACATTATAGATAGCTGAAGCTTATGCTACTATCCCAACGCCTGCCAAGACCGGAATAGGACCACCAAAAATATTCTCAATTTAGGGCTTTCGAACCTTAAGTAAATTATAGCTTACAAGTGTTGTAACAACTTATTTCTTGTATGCAAATTTTCTTGGACAACAAGATCCCTATATTGAACTTCACAGCATACCAAAATTACGCAAAGAAGAATTGTAGTAAAACTGAGTCCAGGAAACACAGAATACCAAGCCTTCCAATTACCATAAACAAAGCAATGAGGTTCatttcaactctcttattcaatGCTTTAGTTCATCTATTCAATGCTTTTAAACTATGAAGCACCTGggttacatataatattttagttattaatgaAGTATCAAAtagtgatatttttataatgataataatttatcattttttttatattcacatctttaatatatattaactttaatatatattatttattattataatttaattttatacgataataataatatatttattatgtttttaagaattattatatatatatatatatatcacttttaatattttattatttttaaaataaatataatgacagataaaataaatatattgtattcGTGCATCATAACTTTGAAGAggtgttgaaaaaaaaatagaaatatgtattttatttgtaaaactcattggttagatattttagaagtattaaaatatgttaagacgttgaaagagataaagaataatatcataatcttatacaaaaataaataaattttaaagaatttttttagagaaataaagatttttaataaaatgaaacttattttaatataactctataacttaattttttaataataaaatatttgagtataatttaaaaaatttctttgcactcttaaatattatctaaatttcAAGTGAAGTTTTATGTCGTGAATTTCCATTATGAGTTCAAGAATCCTTCCGTTGGaatgttatatttgtttaattttagaaGCATCAAGAACATGAATGCTTTATTGTGTATTAATACACATGtttgaaaaacattattttattggaaaaattGTGAAAGCTATAATTAGTATTTAATGAATGCGAGAAATCACATTTTAAATGCTCGAATAAAGACACTAACAAATCCACCTTAAAGCAACCGAGTAATGTTCACCTAGATACTATGTAGTTTTAGAAGAGActgatgtgaaaaaaaatattaaaacacaatCTGGTTTGGAGTTGAAAAGCTCATTTCCCCTTTTTCaaaatcactttattttttataattttttaaaaagttattctttttattaattatttataatttttaaaatacatgttaattatattttgaataaaataataataagcaaGATGAatcatagaaataaaaaatttaaaaaattcaattatatgtttca
This genomic interval from Vigna radiata var. radiata cultivar VC1973A chromosome 8, Vradiata_ver6, whole genome shotgun sequence contains the following:
- the LOC106772750 gene encoding pectin acetylesterase 9; translation: MNILVALAFLCLATLAPWRVRSQQQRLLVNMTLVSKAKASGALCLDGSLPAYHLHRGFGAGENNWLLQFEGGGWCNDLKSCFERAKTRRGSSSYMVKLEVFSGILSNNATLNPDFYNWNRVKLRYCDGASFTGDAVFSNKTTTLHFKGQKIWEAIIDDLLPQGLGKARKALLSGCSAGGLATFHHCDDFAKRLPTDASVKCLSDAGFFLDERDINLNHTMRFFVKSLVRLQGIEQNLNRNCTREQYFPALCFFPQYALKYISTPYFILNSAYDVYQFHHILAPPSADLHGHWNKCRLNPAACTADQIAILQGFRLDMLGALKPFYMNSRRGGVFINSCFAHCQSEPQDTWFRDDSPRINNKSIAEAVGDWYFSRNISKEIDCPYPCDGTCHNIIPEPKLR